Proteins from one Xenorhabdus griffiniae genomic window:
- the rapZ gene encoding RNase adapter RapZ: protein MVLMIVSGRSGSGKSVALRALEDMGFYCVDNLPVVLLPELASTLAERDISAAVSIDVRNMPESPEIFEEALTQLPDSFSPQLLFLDADRNTLIRRYSDTRRLHPLSSKNLSLESAIDQESDLLEPLRSRADLIIDTSEMSVHELAEMLRTRLLGKRERELTMVFESFGFKHGIPIDADYVFDVRFLPNPHWDPKLRPMTGLDRPVAAFLDRHTEVHNFIYQTRSYLELWLPMLETNNRSYLTVAIGCTGGKHRSVYVAEQLADYFRSRGKNVQSRHRTLEKRK, encoded by the coding sequence ATGGTGCTGATGATAGTCAGTGGTCGTTCAGGTTCTGGGAAATCCGTTGCTTTGCGGGCACTGGAAGATATGGGCTTCTATTGCGTGGATAACCTACCCGTTGTGTTGCTGCCAGAATTGGCAAGCACACTGGCCGAACGTGATATCTCGGCGGCGGTTAGCATTGATGTCAGAAACATGCCGGAATCGCCAGAAATTTTTGAAGAAGCCCTGACGCAATTGCCTGATAGTTTTTCACCACAATTACTGTTTCTTGATGCGGATCGTAATACCCTGATCCGCCGCTACAGTGACACACGCCGTCTGCACCCACTCTCCAGCAAAAATCTGTCACTGGAAAGTGCCATTGACCAAGAAAGCGATTTGCTTGAACCCCTGCGCTCACGTGCTGACTTGATCATTGATACCTCTGAAATGTCTGTTCATGAACTGGCGGAAATGCTCAGGACACGTCTATTAGGCAAACGGGAACGAGAATTGACGATGGTGTTTGAATCCTTTGGGTTCAAACATGGTATCCCTATCGACGCAGACTATGTTTTTGATGTGCGTTTCCTGCCAAACCCTCACTGGGACCCGAAACTGCGCCCAATGACGGGTTTGGATCGTCCTGTGGCCGCGTTTTTGGATCGCCATACAGAAGTTCATAATTTTATTTATCAAACCCGTAGCTATCTTGAGCTTTGGCTACCTATGCTGGAAACCAATAATCGCAGTTATCTGACCGTCGCTATTGGTTGCACAGGCGGAAAACATCGTTCAGTCTATGTGGCAGAACAGTTGGCTGATTATTTTCGTTCCCGTGGCAAAAACGTGCAATCACGCCACCGCACACTGGAAAAACGCAAATAA
- the rpoN gene encoding RNA polymerase factor sigma-54, translated as MKQSLQLRLSQQLTMTPQLQQAIRLLQLSTLELQQEIQQALETNPLLEQDDLHQEVENLALSDADTEVMDTREALEQRDMPEELPLDASWDEIYTAGTPSGTHSDYSADDFPVYQGETTQTLQDYLMWQAGLTPFTETDAAIATSIIDAIDDTGYLTISIEEILASIGDDELTLAEVETVLKRIQHFDPIGVAARDLRECLLIQLAMLPPKTPYLNDAKLIVSNYLALLGNRDFRNLLRQSKLKESTLKGAIDIIQSLEPKPGLVVNTGESEYVIPDVLAQRENGRWQVRLNTDSIPRLRINQHYAALGQRANNESDSLFIRNNLQEAKWLLKSLESRNETLLKVARCIVERQQDFFEYGEEHMKPLVLADIAYQIDMHESTISRVTTQKYLYSPRGIFELKYFFSSHVNTDSGGEASSTAIRALVKKLVAAENPAKPLSDSKLTSILAEQGIQVARRTVAKYRESLSIPPSNQRKKLV; from the coding sequence ATGAAGCAAAGTTTGCAACTCAGGCTCAGTCAGCAATTGACGATGACGCCACAACTCCAGCAAGCCATCCGTTTGTTGCAACTGTCTACGCTTGAACTTCAGCAAGAGATCCAGCAAGCATTGGAAACCAACCCACTGCTTGAGCAAGATGATCTGCATCAGGAAGTGGAGAACCTGGCCCTTTCTGATGCCGACACTGAAGTCATGGATACCCGTGAAGCACTTGAACAGAGGGATATGCCTGAAGAGCTACCGTTAGATGCCAGTTGGGATGAAATTTACACCGCTGGCACGCCTTCAGGAACTCACAGTGATTATAGCGCTGATGATTTCCCCGTATATCAGGGAGAAACCACCCAAACTTTGCAAGATTACCTCATGTGGCAGGCAGGATTAACGCCATTTACCGAAACGGACGCTGCCATTGCCACTTCAATCATTGACGCCATTGATGACACCGGATATCTGACCATTTCTATCGAAGAGATCCTTGCCAGTATTGGTGATGATGAACTGACTTTGGCAGAGGTCGAAACCGTTCTCAAACGCATACAACATTTTGATCCGATTGGCGTTGCTGCCCGTGACTTACGCGAATGCTTGCTTATCCAGCTTGCAATGCTGCCGCCAAAGACGCCCTATCTGAATGATGCCAAACTTATTGTCAGTAACTACCTGGCACTACTGGGTAATCGAGACTTCCGTAATTTATTACGTCAGAGCAAATTAAAAGAGAGTACCCTGAAGGGGGCAATTGATATCATCCAATCACTGGAACCAAAACCTGGCCTGGTAGTCAATACTGGTGAATCCGAGTATGTTATTCCCGATGTATTGGCACAGAGAGAAAATGGACGCTGGCAAGTCAGGCTAAATACCGATAGCATCCCTCGTCTGCGCATCAACCAACACTACGCAGCACTGGGACAACGGGCCAACAATGAGAGTGACAGCCTGTTCATACGCAATAACTTGCAAGAGGCCAAATGGCTGCTCAAGAGCCTCGAAAGCCGTAATGAAACATTGCTGAAAGTCGCCCGCTGTATTGTTGAACGACAACAAGACTTTTTTGAATATGGTGAGGAACACATGAAACCACTGGTATTGGCTGATATCGCCTATCAGATTGACATGCATGAGTCCACCATTTCCCGCGTGACAACCCAGAAATACCTGTATAGCCCACGAGGGATTTTTGAACTTAAGTATTTTTTCTCCAGTCACGTCAACACCGACAGTGGTGGTGAAGCTTCTTCTACCGCGATACGTGCTCTGGTGAAAAAACTGGTCGCGGCAGAGAATCCGGCTAAGCCACTGAGTGACAGTAAATTGACCAGCATACTCGCTGAGCAAGGTATTCAAGTGGCTCGCCGGACTGTCGCAAAATATAGAGAGTCGTTATCCATCCCGCCTTCAAACCAACGTAAAAAATTGGTTTGA
- the hpf gene encoding ribosome hibernation promoting factor: MQLNVTGHNIEITDALRNIVNTKCGKLNQYFDKINLIQVILRVEKVQRIAEATVYVNGGELHASSEHEDMYAAIDVLVDKLARQLTKHKSKLRQH; encoded by the coding sequence ATGCAACTCAATGTTACAGGCCACAATATTGAAATTACCGATGCACTTCGCAACATTGTGAACACCAAATGCGGCAAATTGAATCAATACTTCGATAAAATTAACCTCATTCAGGTCATCCTCCGGGTGGAAAAGGTGCAACGGATCGCCGAAGCTACAGTGTATGTTAATGGAGGTGAGTTGCATGCAAGCTCAGAACATGAAGACATGTATGCGGCAATTGATGTACTGGTAGATAAGCTAGCGCGTCAATTGACCAAACACAAAAGTAAATTGAGACAACATTAA
- the lptC gene encoding LPS export ABC transporter periplasmic protein LptC — protein sequence MSKIQSWLIAILALIALALIGWNFSNVNDDASSAIVDDGYPTYQTQEAITFVYDPEGKLTYKLVADDVKNYTETKLTWFTNPVLTTFAPNSLPGTPIATWTVRANKAKLTKDKMLYLYGDVQVDSLNDASQLQRITTDNAIVNLTTQDVASDDRVTLIGVGLKSVGMKMRGNLRNKTAELIEKVTTQYEIPHEQPNP from the coding sequence ATGAGCAAAATTCAATCCTGGCTGATCGCAATACTGGCACTGATCGCGCTTGCGCTGATTGGCTGGAATTTCTCGAATGTCAATGATGATGCCTCATCAGCCATTGTGGATGATGGTTATCCGACTTACCAAACACAGGAAGCCATTACTTTTGTCTATGATCCGGAAGGTAAGTTGACTTACAAGCTGGTTGCTGACGATGTTAAAAACTATACGGAAACCAAATTGACCTGGTTTACCAACCCCGTATTGACAACATTTGCCCCCAATAGCCTCCCTGGCACCCCGATAGCGACATGGACAGTGCGTGCTAACAAAGCCAAACTGACCAAAGATAAAATGCTTTATCTGTACGGGGATGTCCAAGTGGATAGCCTGAACGATGCGTCACAATTGCAGCGGATCACAACAGATAATGCGATCGTCAATCTGACAACCCAAGATGTCGCATCCGATGACCGAGTCACGCTTATTGGTGTCGGTCTGAAATCTGTTGGCATGAAAATGCGCGGCAATCTGCGAAACAAAACTGCTGAACTGATTGAAAAGGTGACCACTCAATATGAGATTCCACATGAACAACCTAATCCGTAA
- the mlaF gene encoding phospholipid ABC transporter ATP-binding protein MlaF, with the protein MSQQTANLIEICGMHFTRGQRPIFADINLTVPKGKITAIMGPSGIGKTTLLRLIGGQIRPERGEIWFDGDNIPALSRPRLYAARKKMSMLFQSGALFTDLNVFDNVAFPLREHTQLPEALIHTTVMMKLEAVGLRGAAHLMPSELSGGMARRAALARAIALDPDLIMFDEPFVGQDPITMGVLVKLIDELNHALGVTCVVVSHDVPEVLSIADYAYIVAEKKVIAEGTPDQLRMNQDQRVRQFLDGIADGPVPFRFPAGDYKTELLG; encoded by the coding sequence ATGAGTCAACAAACAGCAAATCTTATTGAGATCTGCGGAATGCATTTCACCCGAGGCCAACGCCCGATTTTTGCTGATATTAATCTGACCGTTCCGAAAGGAAAAATTACCGCCATTATGGGACCTTCTGGTATCGGAAAAACCACGTTGCTGCGTCTGATCGGGGGGCAAATTCGCCCTGAGCGCGGTGAAATTTGGTTTGATGGTGATAATATTCCGGCATTGTCCCGTCCACGCCTGTATGCTGCCCGCAAAAAAATGAGCATGTTATTTCAGTCTGGTGCCTTGTTCACTGATCTGAATGTTTTTGACAATGTGGCTTTTCCCTTGCGTGAGCATACCCAACTGCCAGAAGCATTGATTCACACAACCGTGATGATGAAGCTGGAAGCGGTAGGGTTGCGTGGCGCTGCGCACTTGATGCCATCGGAACTCTCTGGCGGTATGGCAAGGCGAGCAGCATTAGCAAGGGCGATTGCACTCGATCCCGACTTGATCATGTTTGATGAACCTTTTGTCGGTCAAGATCCCATCACGATGGGCGTTTTGGTGAAGCTGATTGATGAGCTAAATCATGCACTTGGTGTCACGTGTGTCGTGGTTTCCCACGATGTGCCTGAAGTGCTGAGTATTGCCGATTATGCTTATATCGTGGCTGAGAAGAAAGTGATCGCAGAAGGTACTCCAGATCAACTGAGAATGAATCAGGATCAACGGGTACGGCAGTTTCTTGATGGTATCGCTGATGGGCCTGTGCCTTTCCGTTTCCCTGCTGGGGATTACAAAACTGAGTTATTAGGATGA
- the kdsD gene encoding arabinose-5-phosphate isomerase KdsD: protein MPKIDFQQAGKQVLHIELEGLVGLEQYINDDFSQACELMFSCEGKVIVMGMGKSGHIGRKIAATFASTGTPSFFVHPGEASHGDLGMVTAKDIVLAISNSGESNEILALIPVLKRQKVPLICMTNNRNSNMGKAADIHLCIKVPQEACPLGLAPTTSTTATLVMGDALALALLQARGFTAEDFALSHPGGALGRKLLLLTSDLMTTGGDIPRVPRTATLREALVEITRKKLGMTVICDDDMQICGIFTDGDLRRVFDMGIDLNNAKISDVMTAGGIRIKPNALAVDALNLMQSRHITSLLVTEGDKLLGVLHMHDLLQAGVV, encoded by the coding sequence ATGCCTAAAATCGATTTTCAGCAAGCAGGTAAGCAAGTATTACATATTGAACTTGAAGGGCTGGTTGGCCTGGAACAATACATTAATGACGATTTCAGCCAAGCCTGTGAACTCATGTTTAGTTGTGAAGGAAAAGTCATTGTGATGGGGATGGGCAAATCTGGTCATATTGGGCGAAAAATCGCTGCGACATTTGCCAGCACCGGTACACCTTCGTTCTTTGTCCATCCTGGCGAAGCCAGCCATGGCGATCTCGGCATGGTAACCGCAAAAGATATCGTGCTGGCAATTTCCAATTCTGGTGAATCAAATGAAATTCTGGCATTAATTCCTGTACTCAAGCGACAAAAAGTCCCGCTCATCTGCATGACAAATAATCGCAACAGCAACATGGGCAAAGCCGCAGACATCCACTTGTGCATCAAAGTTCCACAAGAAGCCTGTCCATTGGGATTAGCCCCTACCACCAGCACTACCGCCACACTCGTCATGGGTGATGCATTAGCCCTTGCACTCTTGCAAGCGCGTGGCTTTACTGCTGAAGACTTCGCCCTTTCCCATCCAGGTGGAGCACTCGGACGCAAACTTCTGCTGTTGACCAGTGATTTAATGACCACCGGTGGTGATATTCCCCGTGTTCCCCGCACAGCGACTCTGCGTGAAGCGTTGGTGGAAATCACCCGCAAAAAATTGGGCATGACGGTTATTTGTGATGATGACATGCAGATCTGTGGTATTTTTACCGATGGCGATTTACGCCGTGTTTTCGATATGGGCATTGATTTAAACAATGCAAAAATCTCTGATGTCATGACTGCCGGCGGCATTCGTATTAAACCCAATGCACTGGCAGTTGATGCCTTAAATCTGATGCAATCACGCCATATTACCTCACTATTGGTCACAGAAGGTGACAAATTACTTGGTGTGCTACACATGCACGATCTTTTGCAGGCCGGTGTTGTGTAG
- the rnk gene encoding nucleoside diphosphate kinase regulator, with product MKKPKIIINELDAERLDSLLEQPAFANTRIADALNEELDRAEIVAPVDIPADVVTMNSEVRFIDQGSNEERVRTLVYPASLQDSTKHLSVMAPLGAALLGLRVNDEITWTLPNGEKTRIKVLEILYQPEAAGEYHR from the coding sequence ATGAAAAAACCTAAAATCATTATCAATGAATTGGATGCCGAACGTTTAGATTCCCTGTTGGAACAACCTGCTTTTGCCAATACCCGCATCGCAGATGCCTTGAATGAAGAATTGGATAGAGCAGAAATAGTGGCACCGGTAGATATCCCAGCAGATGTTGTCACCATGAACAGTGAAGTTCGCTTTATTGATCAGGGTAGCAATGAAGAGCGTGTTCGTACGCTGGTCTACCCTGCTTCCCTGCAAGACAGCACCAAACATCTGTCCGTTATGGCGCCTTTGGGTGCTGCTCTTCTGGGCTTGCGGGTGAATGATGAAATCACATGGACATTGCCAAACGGTGAAAAAACCCGCATAAAAGTACTAGAAATACTTTATCAGCCAGAAGCCGCAGGCGAATATCACCGCTAA
- the kdsC gene encoding 3-deoxy-manno-octulosonate-8-phosphatase KdsC, translated as MSQKAYLDTCYGPVNKTIIEKAHRIRLLICDVDGVMSDGLIYMGNEGEELKAFNVRDGYGIRCLITSGIEVAIITGRKAKLLENRAKTLGITHLYQGQNDKVLAYKELLDKLALQPEQVAYIGDDLIDWPVMAQVGLSVAVADAHPLLLPKADYVTQIAGGRGAVRELCDLVLFAQNKLEDAKGLSI; from the coding sequence ATGAGTCAAAAAGCGTACCTGGACACCTGTTATGGCCCAGTTAATAAAACAATTATCGAAAAAGCCCATCGAATCCGTTTGCTGATTTGTGATGTTGATGGCGTGATGTCTGATGGGCTTATCTACATGGGCAATGAAGGCGAAGAGCTGAAAGCCTTTAACGTTCGTGATGGTTATGGCATCCGTTGTTTAATCACCTCCGGTATTGAAGTTGCCATCATTACTGGCCGCAAAGCAAAACTGCTGGAAAATCGGGCAAAAACACTCGGCATTACACATCTTTACCAAGGACAAAACGATAAGGTTTTGGCGTATAAGGAACTGTTGGATAAACTAGCGTTGCAGCCAGAGCAAGTCGCCTATATTGGCGATGACCTTATTGACTGGCCTGTCATGGCACAAGTTGGTTTATCCGTTGCAGTTGCTGATGCCCATCCTTTACTGTTGCCAAAAGCAGATTATGTGACTCAGATTGCCGGCGGACGCGGTGCAGTCAGGGAACTTTGTGATTTGGTGCTCTTCGCTCAGAACAAGCTCGAAGATGCCAAAGGGTTATCCATATAA
- a CDS encoding calcium/sodium antiporter: MFLTIVLLITGLILLVYGSDRLVYGAAVFARAMKIPPFIVGLVIMGIGTSLPELMVSVTAILDGQPDMAIGNAIGSNITNLLLIAGAAAFIRPIRVKSEILRQEVPLMLAITAFAGYLLSNGYLSRLDGILLVLSALFFISLMIKMTAFSQHNRADSYTQERDAELPLEGNKGIALLWVVLGLMILPISTRMVIDNATVIARIYGVSELVIGLTMLAVGTSLPELATAIAAAIKGENDMAMGNIVGSNVFNATLVLGIPAILSPSAFSPQAFSRDFWVMMAASILFTVFCLGKKHRLNRLNGILLLGCFIAYFVVLFVSNYYGTE; this comes from the coding sequence ATGTTTCTGACAATTGTACTGCTCATTACCGGGTTGATTTTACTGGTGTATGGTTCCGATAGATTAGTTTATGGTGCGGCTGTTTTTGCCCGCGCCATGAAAATTCCCCCTTTTATTGTCGGCCTGGTTATTATGGGAATAGGAACCTCGCTGCCAGAACTGATGGTCTCTGTCACAGCAATTTTAGACGGACAGCCAGACATGGCCATAGGCAATGCCATCGGCTCCAATATTACTAACCTGTTGCTCATTGCGGGAGCAGCAGCTTTCATTCGTCCAATCAGGGTAAAGTCAGAAATTCTGCGACAAGAAGTTCCCCTAATGTTGGCGATCACGGCATTTGCAGGGTATTTGCTATCCAATGGCTACCTGAGCCGGCTGGATGGTATTCTTTTAGTGCTTTCAGCCCTCTTCTTTATCTCCCTAATGATAAAGATGACCGCTTTTTCTCAACACAATAGGGCTGATAGCTATACCCAGGAACGAGATGCCGAATTGCCGCTCGAAGGCAACAAAGGAATTGCACTACTTTGGGTGGTTCTGGGGTTAATGATTCTTCCCATTTCTACCCGCATGGTGATTGATAATGCAACCGTCATTGCACGTATTTATGGTGTCAGCGAACTGGTGATTGGCCTGACAATGCTTGCCGTGGGAACCAGTTTACCTGAGCTTGCCACTGCTATTGCTGCGGCCATAAAAGGTGAGAACGACATGGCAATGGGCAATATTGTTGGCTCGAACGTATTCAATGCCACTCTTGTCTTGGGTATCCCCGCCATACTTTCCCCTAGTGCCTTTTCACCTCAAGCATTTTCCCGAGATTTTTGGGTCATGATGGCAGCGAGTATACTATTCACGGTATTTTGTCTGGGAAAAAAGCATCGATTGAACCGATTGAACGGCATCTTGCTACTGGGCTGTTTTATCGCTTATTTTGTCGTACTTTTTGTTTCTAATTATTACGGTACTGAGTAA
- the npr gene encoding PTS phosphocarrier protein NPr, translating to MTVKQRLEIKNRLGMHARPAMKLHDLVQQFQSEVILRNSSNLQAEARSVIAMLMLDSEQGSHIDVEVNGPDEQQALAAIIELFNAGFDEE from the coding sequence ATGACAGTCAAACAACGACTTGAAATTAAAAATCGGCTCGGAATGCACGCTCGGCCTGCGATGAAACTGCATGATCTGGTACAACAGTTTCAATCAGAAGTGATTCTGCGTAACAGCAGTAACTTACAGGCCGAGGCCCGCAGCGTCATTGCCATGCTGATGCTGGATTCTGAACAAGGCAGCCATATTGACGTTGAAGTCAATGGGCCGGATGAACAACAAGCACTGGCGGCCATTATCGAACTCTTCAATGCCGGGTTTGACGAAGAGTAA
- the ptsN gene encoding PTS IIA-like nitrogen regulatory protein PtsN, whose amino-acid sequence MNNETDLPLSSVLSPACTRNNVPCSSKKRALEIISELASKQLEVPENAVFEAILSREKVGTTGIGNGIAIPHGKLDKECSDNAVGVFLHLEQPITFDAIDNQPVDLLFALLVPSDQCQTHLHSLSLIAKRLADKNLCRRLRSAQSDEELYKIITE is encoded by the coding sequence ATGAACAACGAAACAGATTTACCACTAAGCTCTGTGCTTTCACCCGCATGTACACGCAACAACGTACCTTGTTCGAGTAAAAAGCGCGCCTTAGAGATTATCAGTGAGCTGGCATCAAAACAGCTTGAAGTGCCGGAAAATGCCGTCTTCGAGGCTATTCTTTCGCGCGAAAAAGTCGGTACAACAGGAATTGGCAACGGGATTGCAATCCCTCACGGCAAATTGGATAAAGAGTGTTCGGATAATGCCGTAGGGGTATTTTTACACCTGGAACAACCCATTACCTTTGACGCCATCGATAATCAACCTGTTGACTTGCTGTTTGCTTTATTGGTGCCGTCAGACCAATGTCAGACTCATTTACACTCACTATCATTGATTGCAAAGCGCCTTGCAGATAAAAATCTCTGCCGTCGCCTGCGCTCAGCGCAGAGTGATGAAGAACTGTATAAAATTATTACTGAATAA
- the lptB gene encoding LPS export ABC transporter ATP-binding protein, with protein MAILNAENLAKAYKGRKVVENVSLNVKSGEIVGLLGPNGAGKTTTFYMVVGIVPRDAGSITIDEEDISLLPLHERARRGIGYLPQEASIFRRLSVFDNLMAVLEIRKDLTQEQRKVRAEELMEEFHISHLRDNLGQSLSGGERRRVEIARALAANPKFILLDEPFAGVDPISVLDIKKIIQHLRDYGLGVLITDHNVRETLDVCVRAYIVSQGHLIAHGTPNDILNNEQVKRVYLGEGFRL; from the coding sequence ATGGCAATATTAAACGCAGAAAATCTGGCGAAAGCCTATAAAGGCCGTAAGGTCGTTGAGAACGTCAGCCTAAATGTGAAATCAGGGGAGATTGTTGGCTTGCTTGGCCCCAATGGAGCGGGCAAAACCACGACTTTCTATATGGTAGTCGGCATTGTTCCACGTGATGCTGGCTCTATCACCATTGATGAAGAAGATATCAGCCTGCTGCCCCTGCATGAACGTGCACGCCGTGGAATAGGTTACTTACCTCAGGAAGCTTCCATCTTCCGTCGTTTGAGTGTATTCGACAATTTGATGGCAGTACTGGAGATCCGCAAGGATCTGACCCAAGAGCAGAGAAAAGTGCGTGCCGAAGAGTTGATGGAAGAATTTCACATCTCTCACCTGCGTGATAACCTTGGCCAATCACTTTCCGGTGGTGAGCGCCGTCGGGTGGAGATTGCCCGTGCATTGGCTGCCAATCCCAAATTCATTCTGTTGGATGAGCCTTTTGCCGGCGTTGATCCCATTTCCGTACTGGATATTAAAAAGATCATTCAACATCTGCGGGATTACGGGTTGGGTGTACTGATTACTGACCACAATGTGCGTGAAACACTGGATGTCTGTGTACGTGCCTATATCGTCAGCCAAGGCCATTTGATTGCCCACGGTACGCCGAATGACATCCTGAATAACGAGCAAGTCAAACGCGTCTATTTGGGTGAAGGTTTCCGCCTTTAA
- the lptA gene encoding lipopolysaccharide ABC transporter substrate-binding protein LptA: MNNLIRNSVIASTLFAVSLPVLALKDDTKKPITIDSARQSLDLTGNIATFTDNVTVKQGSIDIHADKVVVTRPDGNSDKTVIEAFGNPATFYQLQDDGKPIKGHASKMRYEMDRELVTLTGNAYLEQLDSNIKGDKITYLVPTQQMEAFSDKGKHVTTVLLPAQLQEKGPGINGADAQKKGK; the protein is encoded by the coding sequence ATGAACAACCTAATCCGTAATTCCGTTATTGCCAGTACACTTTTTGCCGTCAGCCTGCCCGTACTGGCCTTAAAAGATGATACAAAAAAACCCATTACTATCGACTCAGCAAGACAGTCATTAGATTTAACGGGAAACATTGCCACCTTTACGGATAATGTCACCGTAAAGCAAGGTTCGATCGACATTCATGCAGATAAGGTCGTTGTTACCCGCCCGGATGGGAATTCTGACAAGACAGTGATTGAAGCATTCGGTAATCCTGCCACTTTTTACCAATTACAAGATGATGGTAAGCCCATCAAAGGTCATGCATCAAAGATGCGCTATGAGATGGATAGAGAGCTGGTCACCCTGACAGGGAACGCCTATCTTGAACAGCTAGACAGCAATATCAAAGGCGATAAAATCACTTATCTGGTACCAACACAACAAATGGAAGCATTTAGTGATAAAGGTAAACATGTCACCACCGTCCTGTTACCTGCCCAGCTACAAGAAAAAGGCCCTGGTATTAACGGTGCTGACGCTCAGAAAAAGGGTAAATAA
- the alr gene encoding alanine racemase, whose translation MRFNKTTLAILLGLSLSQGIAQAAPVLSLDNTHAESIAATNNAWVEINTTTFENNIHTLQKKLNKGTKMCAVLKGDAYGHGIDLLMPSIIKTGVPCVGITSNEEARIVRESGFKGQLIRVRTADIAEIESTLGYDMEEMTGDLEHAQAIDALAQKHGKAIHVHLMLNTGLMSRNGLEMKTEQGKQDALKIAQLSNLKLVGMMSHHAFTDLDAIRDSIKNFKEQTSWLIKTANLNRDEITLHASSSFASLSIPEAQFDMARVGSALYGILTTSHPEFKPLIQMKTRVASVKTYPKGNGVGYDNTFILKRDSKLANLPVGFSDGFSSALSNKAYVLINGHRAPVVGSVSMNTVMVDVTDLPEVKSGDEVVIFGKQGNDEITQSDIQKWGGMHVVELSSIWGETNPRIVTTGL comes from the coding sequence ATGCGTTTTAATAAAACCACACTGGCAATTCTTCTTGGTTTGAGTCTGTCTCAAGGTATTGCCCAAGCAGCGCCTGTGCTCTCTTTAGATAACACCCATGCAGAAAGCATCGCAGCAACCAATAACGCTTGGGTTGAAATCAATACCACGACTTTCGAAAATAATATTCACACTCTGCAAAAGAAACTGAATAAAGGCACCAAAATGTGCGCGGTTTTGAAAGGCGATGCTTACGGTCATGGTATTGATCTGCTGATGCCCTCCATCATCAAAACTGGCGTGCCTTGTGTAGGGATCACCAGTAATGAAGAAGCCCGCATCGTGCGTGAAAGCGGCTTTAAAGGGCAACTGATACGTGTCCGTACGGCTGACATCGCTGAAATCGAAAGCACATTGGGCTATGACATGGAAGAGATGACCGGCGATTTGGAACACGCCCAAGCGATTGATGCTCTGGCACAAAAACATGGCAAAGCTATTCACGTTCACCTGATGCTGAACACTGGTCTTATGAGCCGCAACGGTTTGGAAATGAAAACTGAGCAGGGCAAACAAGACGCTTTGAAAATCGCTCAATTATCTAATCTGAAACTGGTTGGTATGATGAGCCACCATGCATTCACCGATCTGGATGCAATCCGTGACAGCATTAAAAACTTCAAAGAACAAACTTCCTGGCTGATCAAAACAGCAAATCTGAACAGGGACGAAATCACACTGCACGCATCAAGCTCTTTTGCATCACTCAGCATTCCTGAAGCGCAGTTCGATATGGCACGCGTTGGCAGTGCGCTGTACGGCATTCTGACCACCAGCCACCCAGAATTCAAACCCTTGATTCAAATGAAAACCCGCGTTGCTTCTGTTAAAACATATCCTAAAGGTAATGGTGTCGGTTACGACAACACTTTCATCCTGAAACGCGATTCCAAACTCGCTAACTTGCCGGTTGGTTTCTCTGATGGCTTTAGTTCTGCCCTATCAAACAAAGCTTACGTTCTGATCAATGGTCACCGTGCCCCTGTTGTCGGTAGCGTGTCCATGAACACCGTGATGGTCGATGTGACTGACTTACCAGAAGTGAAGAGCGGCGATGAAGTGGTCATTTTTGGTAAACAAGGTAACGACGAAATCACTCAGTCTGATATCCAAAAATGGGGAGGAATGCATGTTGTTGAGCTTTCTTCCATTTGGGGTGAAACCAACCCACGTATCGTAACCACCGGCTTATAA